TGGCAACAAGGCTGCCATGATCAATCCGCTCAACAAGCGCTGGGATTACGTCTACGATGCCCGGAACCGCCTGGTGCAGGAGCTCCAGCCCGCTGTCTTTGACTACGAGACCGGCCAGACCAGACGCCCCACCTCGACCACCGAGTATGATGAAGTGGGCAATGTGGTCCACACCGTCAACCCGCGCGGCCATATCAGCACCGTCTATTATGACGATGCCTTCCGCGCCGTGGAGACCCACGCCCCGCTGGCGCCGATCGATGGGCTAGGTCTCTCCGCCATCATCACCAAGAGCGAGTACAATGCCGCCGGCAACGTCACCAAGCTGACCGATGCCAATGGCAACGTCACCCTCAATACCTACGACTCCCTTGGCCGCCTCGCCGCCACCACCACCAACCCGACCACCAAGCCGGTGGACGGTACGGTTCACGCGGACGATATCGTGGTGGAAAACAGCTATGATGCCGTGGGCAATCTCGTCCAAGTGATCGCTGCCAGAGATGAGATTGGTGATTTAGAGAAAGACCACGTCACCGGCTTCGTCTACGATGGCTTCAACCGCCTGCTGGAAAAAGTCTGGAATGCGGATGACGCTGCGCGCAAGAAGACCGAGTACTCCTACTACGATGCGGCCCTGCTGACCCACACCATCGACCCGAAGGGCCAGAAGATCGCTTACGAGTATGATGAGATCTTCCGCCTCCAGACTGTCGAGTATGATCCGGACAATACCACCACCCATCCGGACAACCGCCAGATGAGCTATGACCTGGCTGGCCGCCAGAAATCCGTCGTCTACCCGAACGAGTCCAGCGCCAACCAGGAAATCCGCAATGTCTCCCAGACCTATGATGCGCTCGACCGCGTCCTCAGCGAGACCTCGAATGGCGTCACCCACACCACGGCCTATGATCTGGCAGGCAATACCCTGCTCCAGACCTACGGCCAGACAGGCCGCACTCTCACCTGCACCTATGACTCGCTCAATAGGCTCTCCACCTGCACCGAGTCACCCTCCGGTGGAGGCACCAGCCGTGTCACCAGCTACGCCTATGACCTGGTAGGCGGCATCACGGAGAAATCCCTGCCCTCCGGCCAGAAAGAGTTCAAGTCATTTGACTCGCTTGGCCGCACCGCCTGGATCGAGAACCGCAAGAGCAATGGGGATGTCATCGGCCGCTATGACTACGGCTATGATGCCCTGGGCAATGTCACTGTGATCGAGGAATCCTACCCGGCTGGCAACCTGCAGCCGCGCCTCATCACCAACCTCTACGACAATGTCTACCGTCTGCGCTACGAGTCCTCCGAGGAAGGAGTCAAGCTGGTGGACACCGAGTACCAGTACGACAAGGCGAACAACCGCACGCTCAAGTCCGTGGACACCACCGTCAGTGGCACTACCACGACCGAGAGCTGGAACTACACCTTCGGGACTCAGTCCAATGGCTTCAACTCGAATCAGCTCGTCAGCTACACCAAGCCTGACACAACAGTCGTCTCCTTCACCTATGATGCGAATGGCAACCGCGCCACACGCACCCACCAGGCGAATACAGACACTTACAGCTACGATCTGAACAACCGCCTCGTCTCGCTAGACCTGAATAGTAGCGCGGACAGCGCGAAGAACGGGCTGTACGAGTATGGCTATGACCACCGCACCCGCCGCGTGCTCAGGGATGAGTCGGATCTCACCAGTGGCAAGACCACTCGCGTGGTCTTCTCTGGCGGCCTCAGCGTGCAGGAGCACGAGCAGAATGCGGGCAGCTACAATCTCACCTCCCCAGCCGTGGAGTACGTCCGTGGCTCGGACTACGGTGGTGGTATGGGCGGCGTGCTCTATACCCTGCGTGCAGGAGTACCGTCCTACAATGCCTACAACTCACGCGGAGACGTGGTGAGCAAGACCGACGACTCGGAGGCCATCACCTGGCAGGCCAGCTACGAAGCCTTCGGTACCAGAACCGAGGAGGACGGCAGCACCGACGACCGCCAGAAGGCGAACACTAAGGACGAAGACCCGACAGGCCTCCTCAACGAAGGCATGCGCTACCGCGACCTGGAGGCTGGCGTGTTCATCACCCGCGACCCAGCAGGTTTTGTTGATGGGCCAAACGTGTATACCTATGTGAGGCAGAATCCGTGGAGTGCTTTTGATCCGTTGGGCTTAGAGAGCAAGCACTGGCATCATAGATTCCCGCAACAATACGCGAATTGGTTCTTGGAGCATGCTGATATGGATATTCACGATGCGAAGTATGGAATATTTCTGGATGCAAGTGATCATAGGGCGTTACATGCTGGTAATAAAGCTGAAGGAATAGCAAAATATAATTCTAATTGGGAATTTTTCACTACACATGTAGACGTAGACAATATGAGCGCAAGACAAGTAAAATATGCGGCTATTAAATATCTAAGAATGCTAGAGAGCAATGAAGGGTTTGGGTATAAAGGGCTTTTAAGCAAGCGAATGAGAGTGCCACGGGGGCTTCACTATATGGAAGATTGGCATTTTGAAGAAGGCGAGTTGTCTGGCAAAGAAAAGAAAAAAATTATTGCTTCAGTTTGTGAAAACGAAAAGGTATAAGGTAGGCAACTTGACTATGTACGAGATAAAAGTGGTAAGGGTAGTGCTTTGATGAAGGGTTTTGGAAAAGCTTTGGCCGTATTTGGAGCGGTTAGCTTTGTCTCTAACGCCAATGCAAATGGATTAGATCAAGCATTTTATGATGAAATAATGTCTCGTACAAATGCAGACGTAGTCGAAGGAGGCGTTAATTGGTTGTTAGAACAAGGGAATATAGAGAAAAATATCAGCAAGAAAAATGACATATATAACAGAGGAGTTGATACTGTCTTTCAAGAGCAAGAGAGAGAGAAGCGTTTGAGAACTCAAAAAGATTATGGTTACATGTTTACAGATGATTAAATGTTTATTTTAACTTAGATGAAAATTTTTAAATCTGACTTAGATACTGGCAATGTAGTATTTGATGGCAAAGTACTAGCTTACGATCCAGCAGCGAAAAGAGTAAGGGTTTTGAATGAGTATTGCACAGACTTTCATGTCGTAGATGTGCCTCTGAAGATACTCTATACGAATGAATTTCTGGTATCGATCAAGCATGTGACTAATAGAAGAAATGCGCTTCATCTGACAAAGAATGATAAGCAGTCTGTTTATCTATTACCGGGCGATGCAAGTTCTTTACATGCATCGCCACACGAGAAGAAAGTTCAGATTCACGGGAGTCATGGTAGCTATCAATTTGATCTAGAAAATTATACATGTGATGAATCTGCTAGCTTGCAGTTGGGTTCTTACTGCTTTAGGCAGGAATCAAGCAAAGTAACTTGGTTGGATGCGAGCAAAGAATCGGTAGCTCTTTGCTACGATAGACCTTATACAATTATAGGAACTCCCATTGTCGGACAGGATACAGTTTCCCTTAAATTATTTAACTCCCAGGGGTTCCCGGACACCGCTCCTAAAAAGGAGCGTACACATTGCGATCTGAGAATGTATAATCTCAAAGGTGAGTTGGTTTGCTCACTTTTCGAGTCTATTGATGCTTTTGGAATGCAAAGTATAACAGAGTGTAATTATGACAAAAGACTTGGAGGTTACTGGGTACTAGTCAAGTTCTATAATATAACTGATAAAGTGCATTTCTGTTTGTATTTTGTTTCTGAAGATGGCCAAGTCGTCGATTTTAGCTCTAGGGATGAACGTATTCGTTTAGGCAAGTTACGTGTCATTTATCAAGGTGGCGTATTCATGGATCTTGATACAGGTGACGTGAGGTGTTAATAATAGAAGGACAGCAACTGTGTTTGAGTTCTGTTAGAATATTTCTGTTTCGGTGGCATGGAGTTGCCTCCGGAGCTGGGAGTCCAAGAACTACACCCCGGAGGGGTGATGGAAAGTAGCGCGGTGGTAAGCTTGCTCTAGCAAGCGCCACCCCGGGAGCAGGATCCCCCCCCCACACAACCCACCCCGGAGGGGTGGTGGAAGGATCAGAAGAGGTGAGGCTAACAGAATACGTGAAATGCGGCTTGTCTTTCCCTCGGGAATTGACTGTCCTTTTATTACGAGAATAAAAGAATGTATAAAGAATTTGCTAAATAATGAATGACGAAGAATTTGTAAGTAAAGTTAGAGAGAATTTAGTACATCGTGAAATCAAGATGTATAAAACTAAATTTTCGAAAATGGATCTATCTAAAGTTAAGGATCCAGACTGGATGAATTTATTTCAATTGTATAGTAGCCTTGACGAAGTGAATCAAAGTCGTCTGATGTCCTCTATTAAATTTGTTATTAACGAAGTTTTATCCGAGTTATTTAGTATTTTAGATGGCGAATCAAGTTCTCCGGGTTTTGAGGATACTGTAACTTTGTTTAACTCTGAAGGAGAGAAGCTGAGTGGTGAATTAATGTTTTATCATCAAAGCCAGATGCAAGATGAGGAATAGTTCGTAACTTGCGGCGCACGTAATAAAAGGACACGCACGTAATAACGTACGCGAAAACTTTTTCCTTCAGATTACCAGCTTGATCCAGTGTCGAACCCCAAAGGGGTTCCGCATGTTAGCAACTATATTTGTGCAGGAATGTTTTTGAGTAATGAGTTGAGATAGATCACCAGCTTTCTGGCCACTGCGATGATGGCCACCTTAGCGGCTTTTCCTTTACTTCTCAAATTCTGGTAGAAGCCCGACAAGTGTTCGTTGCAACGGCTCGCCACCACCGCTGCCACACGTATTAAAGAGACACACACGTATTAAAGCGTATTAAAGGACACGTATTAAACACGTATTAAAGAGACAAACACGTATTAAAGAGACAGACAATTTAAGAACACGTATTAAAGAGACAGACAATTTAAGAGAAGGGACATATTAAAGAGACAGACAATTTAAGAGAAGGGACATATTAAAGAGACGGGACATATTAAAGAGACAGACAATTTAAGAGAAGAGAATGCTTGGCTGGGGGGCAGTTTCGTGTTAGATGCTGACACGTATTAAAGAGACAGACAATTTAAGAGAAGAGAATGCTTGGCTGGGGGGCAGTTTCGTGTTAGATGCTAGGGATGGCAAAGGCGCGACTGCTGGCTCCGTGGACGGGTGTTGAGGATCGTTCGGCGATCTATCACGTGGTTTCGCGCGTGGTGGGCAGGGAATTCCTGCTGGGCCGGGCGGAGAAGGAGCAGTTCGTCAAGTACATGCGCCTCTACGAGGCCTTCTGCGGGGTGCGCGTGCTGACCTACTGCATCATGAGCAACCATTTCAACATCCTGCTGGAGGTGCCACCCGCCAGCGAGCGGGAGCTGAGCGACGCAGCCCTGCTGGAAAAGCTGGAGGGGCTCTATTCATCCCAGCACGTCGAGCTGGTGCGTGAACAGCTGGCCGTCCTCTCGCGTTCCCGCACACCGGAGGGCAGGGAGGCCTACCAGAACCTGAGGAAGACCTACACCTCGCGCATGTGGGACATGGGGCTCTTCATGAAGACGCTGAAGCAGCGCTTCACCTCCTGGTACAACAAGAAGCACGGCAGGCGCGGCACCCTTTGGGAAGCGCGCTACAAGAGCGTGCTGGTAGAGAACGGCCTGGCCGCCCGCACCATGGCCGCCTACATCGATCTCAACCCGGTGCGCGCCGGCATGGTCAAGGACCCCAAGGACTACCGCTGGTGCGGCTACGGTGAAGCCATTGCCGGAAACACCCTGGCACGCAACGGCGTGCTGCGCGTGATTAGCGAGCTGGAAAGCGACCTCTCCAATGACGGCTGGAGCGGCGCCAGGGACATCACCAGGTACGACTGGCGCAGCGTGGCAGGCAGGTACCGCCTGATACTCTTTGACGACGGGGTGGAGAGCTCCGGCGAACTAAGCGGCCACAAGCGCAGGGGCTTCACCAGCGCGGCCGTGAAGCGCGAGGAAAAACGCAGCGGCCAGCTCAGCGTGGCCGAGATCGCACGCTGCAAGACGCGCTACTTCATCGACGGTGCCGTGCTCGGCAGCAAACAGTTTGTCGAGGACGTAGTGACCAGCCTGAAAGGAAGCTATCTCCCGACTAACAGAAAAGGAAACGGCGGCCGTCTCGGTGGACGGATGAAATCCAGCAACCTCTGGAGCCTACGCAAGCTGGCAGAGAACGGAGTTTAATTCTAACAAGTCGTCATTTGTATTCATCTCCGGATGCTTGATCCAGCACCAGGCATGAACTCCACCCCGGAGGGGTGATGGAAAGTAGCGCGGCGGTAAGCTTGCTGGTGCAAGCGCCACCCCGGGAACAGGATCCCCCCACACAACCCACCCCGGAGGGGTGATGGAACGAGTGGAGGTCAAAGGCTAACAGAGTACGTGAAGATGCGGCTTGTCTTATCCCGGAAAGTTGTCTGTTCTTTTGTTACGTTACCTGTGTTTTGGGTACGTGCTTTTAATTACAGCCACTGAAAAATGATGAATAAATTGATAGCAACTCTCCTCTTACTGACGGTATCCATTAGCGTCTCTTTTGCTGGAACGTCCTATGCCACCTTGACGGTCAACTATGAAACCAAATTAGTCCAGCAACATGCCATTGATGACCTTGTCACTTATGGGTGGCAATCCGAGTCTGGTAGACACTTGGGGGATCTTCAGAAACTCGCTGCAGCTCTAGAAATCCCGCAGGAGGAACGAAAGTCGCTAACCGAGTTCAAGCTCATCCAGTGGCTCCTGAGGCAAGGGTGGGAGATAAAAGCTGTTGAGGCAATCCCGGCATATGTCGCCCAGACCAGTGGTCACAAGGTTTTGAGAGGAAAGAAACGAATATTTCACTTCACTCGGTAAGCTGTGTGGATCTCATAATAAAAGGACAGATAATTCATGAGAGGGAATGCTTGGCCGCGGGGCGATTTCGTGTTAGATGCTAGAGGTGGTATTATTGATCCATCGGCCCAAGCGGATGTCGGTCTGAATTTAATTTTCTTTAGTGGTTTTTAGAATGTTGAACGATAAAATTAACGGAACTATTGTTTGGTTGAAATGCAAAGATTGCCTTGCCGAGTATCCAACTTTTATCTTTTCAGGTGATACAGATATGGCTACTTCAGGTTATCGTGCCTACACATCGATAGAATCCAAGAAGCTATTTTTGTATAGTATGCCGGAAAAGCTATCAAAAGGGACCCAAGTAAGGTTGATACGAGTTGATAAAGCAAAACCCAGAAAGGGGGAGGATTTTCAAGCTTATTTACGAAGAGCCAATAATGCTAAACCTGTGTACGTATATAAGTGTATTGCCTGCACTGAAGGTAGGTCTTTGAGTGTCAAGTGTATGACAACAAGTGAGTTAGTGAAGTCTGGCTATGATGTCGTTTATGAGTAAACAAACACGACCAACCAATTCACGTTGTATGCCAACTGCATTCGTCTGGTTAAGTTCGACCAGCTACTCGTCTATGAACTACACCCCGGAGGGGGGGTGGAAGGAGTGAAGTTAAAAGGCTAACAGAATACGTGAAGATGCGGCTTGTCTTTTCCTCGGGAATTGTCTGTCCTTTTATTATGGGCTTAGTTGATGAAGTTAGAGCAGAATTAAATCGCTTAAATTTGGAAGAACACAGAAGCCAACAAGGCATTTGGGCTACCCCAAAACAGATGAAACATTTGACTAAGCTTTTTGCTAAGCTTTTTGCTAAAGCGGCATCATTGAATCAAGTCGCAGTGGCTGATTTTTCGCGTTGCGTAAATGATATTGCCCCACTTGATTCCTCGATAAGTAAATTGGCTGAGAAGCTTTACGTTGAAAGTAAAAATGGTTGATCTTCTACATATACCAGCCGGAAGTGAAGTTTTTGTTGGGGCACCAAGCACTCCAATGCCTTTGAAGAGAGTACAAGCTATTACGAAAGTTCTCTCAGAAACAGAAGGTATCTCGGAAGCCCATTTACCTCAATGCTATGTCGAAGGAGTCATTGAGCCTTAAAGGGACAGACAATTTAAAAGCTATGATAAATTTAAATGCTAGATTTTCAACAAAGACAGCAGGGAGACAATAATATGAAAATGTGGATTCCTTGTAGCACTGAAGAAGATCCTTTTTATGCAATGCTTAATGCCCTAGTTAGAATTGCTAAGTCATCAAAATCAGAGTGTTGCCCATTGTGTAATGAAGGCCAACTTAAATTCTATTATCATGAGTTTCCTGTTAAGGTGAAGCCTGTCAACAGAGGGGGGACTCTATGGGTTTGGTGTTCGTCATGTATGAGATGGAATCATACATCGGGGATCACTGTTCATGAAGCAGACAAGTTGCAACGTCTAGATAATGAAAAAGTTGTTCAGGAAGAGAGAAGGCATAATCTCATCGAGTATTTAGAGGGTCAATGGTTGGCTGGAAAAATAGGCGAACTATCCAATTGATGCTTCGCCCCACACTCCACACCCTAAGGGGACTGTCATGCTGCGTGCAAACGCTGACATTCGCACAACGGGTGTCATAAGAGGCATCCTCCTTCATAGGACTTTATATACTCATTCTTTTACTCAGAGCAGCAGGAGCTAGATGGTCTGATGTTAGCAAGCTAATTTGGCTAGATCCTTTACCATAAAACTGAAACTATGAAGAAACGTTCTATGAATGAGTCACCAGATAGAAAATTACTGATGCAAGCTATTGAAAATTCTTTCAAAGGTAGAGATCTTGTTAGGTGTGATGTTTGTAACCAGCCTATAGTTATCGAACGTGACGAAAATCAGCAGCTTAAAAGATCTAAATGTGAATGTGGAAAGTATAATTCTATATTTAGAGGCGTCTAAGCTGTCGCCGATGAGGGAGATGAAGGGATGTATAATGATTGAGACAGCAACTGTAGCTTGTCTTATCCCGGAAAGTTGTCTGTTCTTTTATGATGTATGATGGAGTATCCCCATTTAATGGACTTTATTGCAGCGTGGTTTCCCGATGCTGATTTGATGGGCTTTGAGACTGATGAGGTGGTGGTCAAACGCTACAGGGAGGTCACCCCAGCCGAGGAAGTCCAGAAATCCCTGGATGAGCTGGACGATATGCTCAGCAAGGATACATTGCCACTGGAGCTCATCGACGATCGAGCATGGAGAACATTCGATCATCAAGAAGAGGCCAGGGAGTGGCTAACCACCATCAGAAACGCGCTCGCTAGCCCTGTTTAGTGATTCGTGGAGTTTGCGCGGTGCGTTTCGTGTATCCTGAAAACACCCTGGAGGGTGGTGGAAGGAATGGGCTAACAGAGGGAGTGAAGATGTAGCTTGTCTCATCCACGGAAAGTTGTCTGTTCTTTCAAGGTTATTGCGGCTTCACGGATGATCAGAATACTAACTCAAGTAACGAGCATTCCACACTCGACACCGTGTTGTAGACTCCCTTACCCTGCAAAAGAATGTTACCTAAACGATCGCCTCAAATCCGCCGGTCCCTGCGAGTGCCTATCAAAAACGAGTAAGTGATCTAATGCTGTTATGCTAGAAATGAAACACGCAATACTAACACTAATAGTTGTCGCAGTTGTTCTTCCGGAATTC
The sequence above is drawn from the Rubritalea squalenifaciens DSM 18772 genome and encodes:
- a CDS encoding transposase, encoding MAKARLLAPWTGVEDRSAIYHVVSRVVGREFLLGRAEKEQFVKYMRLYEAFCGVRVLTYCIMSNHFNILLEVPPASERELSDAALLEKLEGLYSSQHVELVREQLAVLSRSRTPEGREAYQNLRKTYTSRMWDMGLFMKTLKQRFTSWYNKKHGRRGTLWEARYKSVLVENGLAARTMAAYIDLNPVRAGMVKDPKDYRWCGYGEAIAGNTLARNGVLRVISELESDLSNDGWSGARDITRYDWRSVAGRYRLILFDDGVESSGELSGHKRRGFTSAAVKREEKRSGQLSVAEIARCKTRYFIDGAVLGSKQFVEDVVTSLKGSYLPTNRKGNGGRLGGRMKSSNLWSLRKLAENGV
- a CDS encoding contact-dependent growth inhibition system immunity protein, yielding MEYPHLMDFIAAWFPDADLMGFETDEVVVKRYREVTPAEEVQKSLDELDDMLSKDTLPLELIDDRAWRTFDHQEEAREWLTTIRNALASPV